The following coding sequences lie in one Ictalurus furcatus strain D&B chromosome 7, Billie_1.0, whole genome shotgun sequence genomic window:
- the LOC128609904 gene encoding uncharacterized protein LOC128609904 — protein sequence MLTAGFILLLCPLHLVKTQTDFQSNDSLVFAKEGDSVNISCIYESDMAMHFSWYKHNLGQKPKLISNFYKYDKKATFHHEFKNNARFSMVNEKGKTNLEIKGLELSDSATYFCGSAHSNIVEFGEGTELVVQASQHSLSVLQQPVHELAHPGGSVTLHCTVITDRCAGEHSVYWFRHNSGESHPAVIYTHGDSNGRCKKNPKAGSLTRMCVYSLPKTNLSTSDVGTYHCAVAACGQILFGNGTKLDMITGLVCFENLQTLVLFSIVRSVVLLCCVILIMIYFCWSEKAKCSVRRTTKKKKNLAQLEK from the exons atgctgactgCTGGATTCATTTTACTCCTTTGTCCACTTC ATCTTGTCAAAACGCAAACAGATTTTCAGTCAAACGACAGTCTGGTTTTTGCTAAAGAAGGAGACAGTGTGAACATTAGTTGCATTTATGAAAGCGATATGGCCATGCACTTCTCATGGTACAAACACAACCTTGGTCAGAAGCCTAAACTCATCTCTAATTTCTACAAATATGACAAAAAGGCCACATTCCATCATGAATTCAAGAATAATGCTCGTTTTAGCATGGTGAATGAGAAAGGCAAAACTAATCTAGAAATTAAAGGGTTAGAGCTCTCAGACTCGGCCACATATTTCTGTGGAAGTGCTCATTCCAACATAGTGGAGTTTGGGGAAGGAACCGAGCTGGTAGTACAAG ctTCACAGCACAGTCTTTCTGTGCTCCAGCAGCCTGTGCATGAGCTGGCTCATCCTGGAGGCTCTGTGACTCTGCATTGTACAGTCATCACTGATCGCTGTGCAGGAGAACACAGTGTGTACTGGTTCAGACATAACTCAGGAGAATCTCATCCAGCAGTCATTTACACTCACGGAGACAGCAATGGTCGGTGTAAGAAGAACCCTAAAGCTGGTTCTCTTACACggatgtgtgtgtacagtctgCCCAAGACAAACCTCAGTACCTCTGATGTTGGAACTTATCACTGTGCTGTAGCTGCATGTGGACAGATACTGTTTGGGAATGGAACTAAGCTGGATATGATTACAG GTCTGGTTTGCTTTGAAAACCTTCAAACCTTGGTGCTTTTTTCGATTGTAAGAAGTGTTGTtcttttgtgttgtgttattctAATTATGATATACTTTTGTTGGAGCGAAAAAGCAAAGTGTTCTGTTAGAAGGACtaccaagaagaaaaaaaatcttgccCAATTAGAAAAATAG